One window from the genome of Prosthecobacter sp. SYSU 5D2 encodes:
- a CDS encoding DUF58 domain-containing protein — MSNEPLARDDLFDAAFLDRLRSLAVRLRKRRSLMRRGSQSSPATGFTREFKDYRQYTPREDYRAIDWRLYARLDKLFVRLYEETQELNLHILVDTSGSMAEPHGEKRRQALRFAVALAYLGLAGQQRVSLYSLNDTVRQELPPLRGQGNIEKIIQTATRLKYGGFTDLERGFTDFHPTRQRYGVIFVISDFFGRDVNTAAEAVKRAAAWPGECHFVQILHPEERQPTLEGEVELAEVETGEKRRFWLTRRDVQRYVDSFDAFCENLSRECAAHRIDFMQCGAEEPFEERFLDLLNRGTALAGGV; from the coding sequence ATGTCCAACGAACCCCTTGCCCGCGATGATCTCTTTGATGCGGCCTTTCTGGACCGGTTGAGATCCCTGGCGGTGCGCCTGCGGAAGCGGCGGTCCCTGATGCGGCGGGGTTCACAATCCAGCCCGGCAACGGGCTTTACGCGTGAGTTCAAGGACTACCGGCAATATACGCCACGGGAGGATTACCGGGCGATTGACTGGCGGCTGTATGCGCGTCTGGACAAGCTTTTTGTGCGGCTTTATGAGGAGACGCAGGAGCTGAACCTGCACATCCTGGTGGATACCAGCGGCTCCATGGCGGAGCCGCATGGGGAAAAGCGCCGCCAGGCTCTGCGCTTCGCCGTGGCCTTGGCCTATCTGGGGCTGGCCGGGCAGCAGCGGGTCAGCCTGTATTCGCTGAACGACACCGTGCGCCAGGAACTGCCGCCACTGCGAGGGCAGGGGAACATTGAGAAGATCATCCAGACGGCCACACGGTTGAAGTATGGCGGCTTTACGGACCTGGAGAGAGGCTTTACGGACTTTCATCCCACCCGGCAAAGGTATGGCGTGATCTTTGTGATCTCGGATTTCTTTGGCCGGGATGTCAATACGGCCGCCGAGGCCGTGAAGCGTGCTGCCGCCTGGCCCGGCGAGTGCCATTTTGTGCAGATCCTGCATCCGGAAGAAAGACAGCCTACCCTCGAAGGCGAGGTGGAGCTGGCCGAAGTGGAGACCGGTGAAAAACGCCGCTTCTGGCTGACCCGCCGCGATGTGCAGCGGTATGTGGACAGCTTCGATGCTTTCTGCGAGAACCTCTCCCGCGAGTGTGCGGCCCACCGCATTGACTTCATGCAGTGTGGTGCAGAGGAACCGTTTGAGGAACGCTTCCTGGATCTGCTGAACCGAGGCACAGCACTGGCAGGCGGGGTGTAG
- the nusB gene encoding transcription antitermination factor NusB, whose translation MGKRREGREAAVQFLFANELHGEHSPEEQEAFWTVHNAKSSVRSYAETLIQGVLARTVELDALIEPVLENFRIQRLAAVDRNILRLAVYELVHVPEVPAPVVINEAIELAKSLGAGESGSFVNGILHKIAQKVRPKSNV comes from the coding sequence ATGGGAAAACGCCGCGAGGGACGGGAAGCCGCCGTCCAATTTTTGTTTGCCAATGAACTGCACGGGGAACATAGCCCGGAGGAGCAGGAGGCTTTCTGGACGGTGCACAATGCGAAGAGCTCTGTGCGCAGCTATGCGGAGACGCTGATCCAAGGGGTGCTGGCGCGGACGGTGGAGCTGGACGCGCTGATCGAGCCGGTGCTGGAGAATTTCCGCATCCAGCGCCTGGCGGCCGTGGACCGCAATATTTTGAGGCTGGCGGTTTACGAACTGGTGCATGTGCCGGAAGTGCCCGCGCCGGTGGTGATCAATGAGGCGATCGAGCTGGCGAAGTCGCTGGGGGCAGGGGAGTCAGGATCGTTTGTGAACGGCATCCTGCACAAAATCGCCCAGAAGGTGCGGCCGAAATCGAACGTCTGA
- the obgE gene encoding GTPase ObgE yields MFVDQIKVYARAGKGGDGSMHFHRGKFRPKGGPDGGDGGRGGDIVLLVDSSTNSLRQYFFNAKLVAKDGNKGSGNMCSGISADEVVYKVPSGTVVSRVIEEEDPETGEKTVRYEPVADLTEVGERFVLCKGGKGGKGNVHFKTSTHQAPREFTPGEDGEEGYFHFELRSIADAGFVGFPNAGKSTMLSKLSAARPKIANYPFTTLQPMVGVIHFGDHRRGTLADIPGLIEGAHQNVGLGHDFLRHIMRCRILLFVVDAAGTEGRDPVADLETVRKEVSLYSKELSKRPWHILANKIDVEGADANVERLKERFKRVKIFPVSAESGLGLDKLRDFLDKKIGQRFEVLK; encoded by the coding sequence ATGTTTGTCGATCAAATCAAAGTCTATGCCCGTGCCGGTAAAGGTGGGGATGGCAGTATGCATTTTCACCGGGGCAAGTTCCGCCCCAAAGGCGGTCCGGATGGCGGTGACGGAGGCCGGGGAGGCGATATCGTCCTTCTGGTGGATTCCAGCACCAACAGCCTGCGCCAGTACTTTTTTAATGCCAAGCTCGTCGCCAAAGACGGGAACAAGGGCAGTGGCAACATGTGTTCAGGAATCTCGGCCGATGAAGTCGTGTATAAAGTCCCTAGCGGAACTGTGGTTTCCAGGGTCATCGAGGAGGAAGATCCTGAAACTGGGGAGAAGACCGTCCGTTACGAACCCGTGGCCGACCTCACCGAGGTGGGCGAACGTTTTGTCCTTTGCAAAGGCGGCAAGGGCGGCAAGGGCAATGTCCATTTTAAAACCAGCACCCATCAGGCTCCGCGTGAGTTCACTCCGGGTGAAGATGGAGAAGAAGGCTATTTCCACTTTGAGCTGCGCAGCATTGCCGATGCCGGCTTCGTCGGTTTCCCAAATGCTGGCAAGTCCACCATGCTCTCCAAGCTGAGCGCGGCCAGACCCAAGATCGCCAACTACCCGTTCACCACCCTGCAGCCCATGGTGGGCGTAATCCACTTTGGCGACCACCGCCGGGGGACCCTGGCAGACATTCCCGGACTCATCGAAGGCGCGCATCAGAACGTCGGCCTCGGCCATGACTTCCTCCGCCACATCATGCGCTGCCGCATCCTCCTCTTCGTCGTGGATGCCGCAGGAACTGAAGGCCGCGACCCGGTGGCAGACCTGGAAACCGTGCGCAAAGAAGTCTCTCTCTACTCCAAGGAGCTTTCCAAACGCCCCTGGCACATCCTGGCCAACAAGATTGATGTCGAAGGAGCCGATGCCAATGTGGAGCGGCTCAAAGAACGCTTCAAACGCGTGAAAATCTTCCCTGTCTCAGCAGAATCCGGCCTTGGCCTGGACAAGCTGCGTGACTTCCTGGACAAGAAAATCGGCCAGCGTTTTGAAGTGCTGAAATAG
- a CDS encoding MotA/TolQ/ExbB proton channel family protein translates to MTPPPEGGEEQGHYESSDAGHEQAPEQQQAYYEQQQQGRGGWEESDPANPSILMALGIGVVATLAWYGILFPFGMGAPGAPAVNTMDYIHDLFYERTWVNYVESFFFFVAMSILWLKMKKLRHQKDAMFLDVLPTDISQEVNAQNVGQFVDHLYGLPARLRDSMMVNRIRKGLELFEVRQNNGEVSGMMSAQSDIDSARIGGSYALVKVFLWAIPILGFIGTVLGLSQAIGSMDLTNVSDMDKIMASIGNVTSGLGTAFDTTLLGLVLAMFLNFPMNTLAKAEDDNLNNIDAFCNEILMPRLNDGGGIAGGDTNGMMDVLVKAVANAQKEFLVDLNALSARINEQAANLDKRATAHQERVDAEFTMTLNRMREDLTNAVKDSVKTTSEYTRALSSGIQGLNNVLTELGGKQVIIHQVKKKGWFSRE, encoded by the coding sequence ATGACGCCACCGCCTGAAGGCGGTGAAGAGCAGGGTCATTATGAGTCCTCGGATGCCGGTCATGAGCAGGCACCGGAGCAGCAGCAGGCGTACTACGAGCAGCAACAACAGGGCCGTGGAGGCTGGGAGGAGTCAGATCCTGCCAACCCGAGCATCCTGATGGCGCTGGGAATCGGTGTGGTGGCCACGCTGGCCTGGTATGGCATTCTGTTTCCGTTTGGGATGGGTGCACCCGGTGCTCCGGCGGTCAATACGATGGACTACATCCATGACCTTTTCTATGAGCGCACGTGGGTGAACTACGTGGAGAGCTTTTTCTTCTTTGTGGCCATGAGCATACTCTGGCTGAAGATGAAGAAGCTGCGCCACCAGAAGGATGCGATGTTCCTGGACGTTCTGCCGACAGATATCAGCCAGGAAGTGAATGCCCAGAATGTGGGCCAGTTTGTAGACCATTTGTATGGCCTGCCAGCACGCCTTCGTGACAGCATGATGGTGAACCGTATCCGCAAGGGGCTGGAGCTCTTCGAAGTGCGCCAGAACAATGGCGAGGTGAGCGGGATGATGAGCGCGCAGAGTGACATTGACAGTGCGCGAATCGGCGGCAGCTACGCGCTGGTGAAGGTGTTTCTTTGGGCGATTCCGATTCTCGGATTCATCGGAACGGTGCTGGGTCTGTCCCAGGCCATTGGATCCATGGACCTGACGAATGTTTCTGATATGGACAAGATCATGGCCTCCATCGGCAACGTGACCAGCGGTCTGGGCACGGCGTTCGATACGACGCTTCTGGGTCTGGTTCTGGCGATGTTCCTGAACTTCCCGATGAACACTCTGGCGAAGGCTGAGGATGACAACCTGAACAACATTGACGCTTTCTGCAATGAAATCCTGATGCCCCGCCTGAATGACGGTGGAGGTATCGCCGGTGGTGACACCAACGGCATGATGGATGTGCTGGTGAAGGCGGTGGCGAATGCCCAGAAGGAATTCCTGGTGGACCTGAACGCTCTGTCTGCCCGCATCAATGAGCAGGCTGCCAACCTGGACAAACGTGCGACGGCACACCAGGAGCGTGTGGATGCTGAATTTACCATGACGCTGAACCGGATGCGTGAAGACCTGACCAATGCGGTCAAGGACAGTGTCAAGACAACTTCCGAATACACCCGTGCTCTTTCCTCCGGTATTCAGGGCCTGAACAATGTTCTGACTGAGCTTGGCGGCAAGCAGGTCATCATTCATCAGGTGAAGAAAAAAGGCTGGTTCAGCCGCGAGTAA
- a CDS encoding VWA domain-containing protein, protein MHFLTPHLLHLAWLALIPLALYLFRKKARRVPVSTLLFFRSLSREHQESAWLRRIKKWLSLLLTLLVILFAVLALARPVGDAGKDSPGAVIVVVDRSASMAAKDMAGRTRVEEARRVMRDRLSRLPDQVVVSLVAYDAKAQVLLSRNSNRRECLRLLDEITPLPMEGRPDAARTVAQRLAELETGSQVWHVGDEAWLDTDGLAYDFTSVALPSLTNVGITGFQIRPAPLARDRYEGFVQVTAAAANPGKVTATLEINLGGRLAQLRELELEPGEASALILPLEGVRGQRVELRLKAAGDCLSWDDAVAAPLPNARPLVVAWVADQPDPFTELAMTSMIEAGRIEMLKGTPAAWPMKDKPDVYVFEQWLPEEWPTDRPVIALNPVKTAGPVQMKRLQGLGLPHDSVRSVAPDHPVLFRVSASRLAITQTGVLDLGSSFEPLWMAGTEPVLATGEVNGQRVVVSAFSPARSEQLALLPAFPLMLGNALYWCAENNDATSGLRVQHPGDLLEESGLLQWTEWNGTQFVETSESIPAGLLAIQRIGSWQTADGRAGASVLASAMETNVPAKKAEANTAASSLPKITGSSGLGNLSRVLIWGLLGVLLLESFLFHRKAVY, encoded by the coding sequence ATGCATTTCCTAACCCCTCATCTTCTGCATCTGGCCTGGCTGGCGCTGATTCCGCTGGCTTTGTACCTGTTCAGGAAGAAAGCTCGGCGGGTGCCGGTTTCGACGTTGCTATTTTTCCGTTCACTTTCGCGGGAGCATCAGGAGTCGGCGTGGCTGCGGCGAATTAAAAAATGGCTGTCGTTGCTGCTGACACTGCTGGTGATCCTGTTTGCCGTCCTGGCGCTGGCGCGGCCGGTTGGGGATGCGGGCAAGGATTCGCCGGGCGCGGTGATTGTGGTGGTGGACCGCTCGGCCTCGATGGCGGCTAAGGATATGGCTGGACGCACGCGGGTGGAGGAGGCGCGGCGGGTGATGCGCGACCGGCTGAGCCGCCTGCCTGACCAGGTGGTGGTTTCACTGGTGGCTTACGATGCCAAAGCCCAGGTGCTGCTTTCCCGCAACAGCAACCGGCGCGAGTGCCTGCGGCTGCTGGATGAGATCACCCCCCTGCCGATGGAGGGCCGTCCGGATGCGGCCAGGACCGTGGCACAGCGATTGGCTGAACTGGAAACGGGATCGCAGGTCTGGCATGTGGGCGATGAGGCGTGGCTGGATACGGACGGGCTGGCTTATGACTTCACCAGCGTGGCCCTGCCGAGCCTTACGAATGTGGGAATCACGGGTTTTCAGATTCGGCCGGCACCGCTGGCCCGCGACCGGTATGAGGGATTCGTACAAGTGACGGCTGCGGCGGCGAATCCGGGCAAGGTGACGGCGACCCTGGAGATCAACCTTGGCGGCAGGCTGGCGCAATTGCGGGAGCTGGAACTGGAGCCTGGGGAGGCAAGTGCGCTGATCCTGCCGCTGGAAGGCGTGCGCGGTCAGCGTGTGGAACTGCGGCTGAAGGCGGCGGGAGACTGCCTGAGCTGGGATGATGCTGTGGCGGCTCCACTGCCGAACGCCAGGCCGCTGGTGGTGGCCTGGGTAGCGGATCAGCCGGATCCGTTCACGGAACTGGCGATGACTTCCATGATTGAGGCGGGGCGGATCGAGATGCTCAAAGGCACACCCGCCGCCTGGCCGATGAAGGACAAGCCGGATGTGTATGTCTTTGAGCAATGGCTGCCGGAGGAATGGCCCACGGATCGGCCAGTCATCGCGCTGAACCCGGTCAAAACGGCTGGACCGGTGCAGATGAAGCGCCTTCAGGGACTGGGGCTTCCGCATGACAGCGTACGCAGTGTGGCACCGGATCATCCGGTGCTGTTTCGTGTCTCCGCCAGCCGCCTGGCCATCACGCAAACAGGCGTCCTGGACCTGGGAAGTTCCTTTGAACCCTTGTGGATGGCAGGAACGGAGCCCGTGCTGGCGACAGGGGAGGTCAATGGCCAGAGGGTCGTGGTGAGTGCCTTTTCACCGGCGCGGTCAGAGCAATTGGCGCTACTTCCGGCCTTCCCCCTGATGCTGGGCAATGCGCTCTACTGGTGCGCGGAGAACAACGATGCGACTTCCGGCCTCCGGGTGCAGCATCCGGGGGATCTTTTGGAGGAATCTGGTCTGCTCCAATGGACGGAATGGAACGGAACTCAGTTTGTCGAGACGTCCGAATCCATCCCGGCAGGCCTGCTGGCCATCCAGCGCATCGGCTCATGGCAGACGGCGGATGGCAGGGCAGGGGCCAGTGTGCTGGCCTCCGCCATGGAAACGAATGTTCCCGCTAAAAAAGCAGAAGCGAATACGGCTGCATCGTCTCTGCCAAAGATCACCGGCTCCAGCGGCCTGGGCAATCTCTCGCGCGTCCTAATTTGGGGGCTGCTCGGAGTATTGCTGCTGGAGAGCTTTTTGTTTCATCGCAAGGCGGTGTATTGA
- a CDS encoding Lrp/AsnC family transcriptional regulator, which translates to MTADTLPIEHTEETNARILAVSEDRVKGFHQHPFQFIAEESGLPFETVVERIRAMVQGGVIRRVRQTLLANKLAEGALVAWKIPNDKLDAAFEFMFKEDPFSGHVVLRSTDREVSGSEYKLWTTLKVPQGTDMTEHADVLKRLTGAEEYLLMPAHGIFALGVGHVRRKTMEPGEKADVPAKMMTTNIADLDEEEWNVLLHLKGELSVDEIGPEPWAGRAEAAGTTLERFCEVAKNLDKKGVIGRFSTFLEHVKPSQTGVRVTRFNGLFHWKVPEGLQERGGSEVGRHTIMTHCYWREGGPRFGNVNIMGVVHGTDKDLIMKHKAAIDEHLASIGIPVEYTNVFWGGRSEIKPSEISPIIYREWHKKWAGVEGPVI; encoded by the coding sequence ATGACCGCCGACACCCTCCCCATCGAACACACCGAAGAAACCAACGCCCGCATTCTGGCGGTGAGCGAGGACCGTGTGAAGGGCTTCCACCAGCATCCTTTCCAGTTCATCGCCGAAGAGAGCGGTCTGCCGTTTGAGACTGTGGTGGAGCGCATCCGCGCCATGGTTCAGGGCGGAGTCATCCGCCGGGTGCGCCAGACCCTGCTGGCCAACAAGCTGGCCGAAGGTGCCCTCGTCGCCTGGAAGATTCCGAATGACAAGCTTGATGCCGCCTTTGAATTTATGTTCAAAGAGGACCCCTTCAGCGGCCACGTCGTCCTGCGCTCCACCGACCGCGAAGTCAGCGGCAGTGAATACAAGCTCTGGACCACGCTCAAAGTCCCCCAGGGCACAGACATGACCGAGCACGCCGACGTGCTGAAGCGCCTCACCGGTGCTGAGGAATACCTGCTCATGCCCGCCCACGGCATCTTTGCCCTCGGCGTCGGCCACGTCCGCCGCAAGACGATGGAGCCTGGTGAAAAGGCCGACGTCCCCGCCAAGATGATGACCACCAACATCGCCGATCTGGACGAGGAAGAATGGAACGTCCTGCTGCATCTGAAGGGCGAGCTTTCCGTGGACGAGATCGGCCCGGAGCCCTGGGCAGGCCGCGCGGAAGCTGCCGGCACCACGCTGGAGCGCTTCTGTGAAGTGGCGAAGAACTTGGACAAAAAGGGCGTCATTGGCCGCTTCTCCACCTTCCTGGAGCATGTGAAGCCCAGCCAGACCGGAGTGCGTGTTACTCGCTTCAACGGCCTCTTCCATTGGAAAGTACCTGAGGGCTTGCAGGAGCGCGGTGGCAGCGAAGTGGGCCGTCACACCATCATGACCCACTGCTACTGGCGTGAAGGCGGCCCCCGCTTTGGCAATGTCAACATCATGGGCGTGGTGCACGGCACCGACAAAGACCTCATCATGAAACACAAGGCCGCCATTGATGAGCACCTGGCCTCCATCGGAATCCCGGTCGAATACACCAATGTCTTCTGGGGTGGCCGCAGCGAGATCAAGCCCAGCGAGATCAGCCCCATCATCTATCGTGAGTGGCACAAAAAATGGGCGGGTGTGGAAGGTCCGGTGATTTGA